In Odontesthes bonariensis isolate fOdoBon6 chromosome 6, fOdoBon6.hap1, whole genome shotgun sequence, one genomic interval encodes:
- the fzd10 gene encoding frizzled-10 has product MFATEKLNLFSTLLLLWSCGGSAISSIDPDWSGEGRCQHINIPLCKDIGYNMTRMPNLMGHDDQKEAAIELQEFATLIQFGCHIHLKFFLCSLYAPMCTEQVSNPIPACRVMCEQVRQKCSPILEQFNFPWPDSLDCSRLPTKNDPNNLCMEAPNNGSDEPPKVSHTQPPDFRPQRPLSGQDLHLKDIGIKQTCSNPGKFHFVEKSESCAPKCYSKVDVYWSQGDKQFSLVWIAIWSILCFVSSAFTVLTFLIDPLRFKYPERPIIFLSMSYCVYSVGYLIRLFVGADRIACDRDNGVQYIIQEGLESTGCTIVFLILYYFGMASSLWWVILTLTWFLAAGKKWGHEAIEANSSYFHLAAWAIPAVKTIMILVMRKVAGDELTGVCYVGSMDVKALTGFVLIPLSCYLIIGTSFLLSGFVALFHIRKIMKTEGENTDKLEKLMVRIGVFSVLYTVPATCVIACYFYERLNMDYWRILAGEQKCVDSSGPESDECVMKTSIPAVEIFMVKIFMLLVVGITSGMWIWTSKTLQSWQNVFSRKLKKRTRRKAASVFTSSRPYIKPHPSLKGQNAKYEPTRPPPTCV; this is encoded by the coding sequence ATGTTTGCAACTGAAAAACTTAACCTCTTCTCCACACTTCTGCTTCTGTGGAGCTGTGGGGGTTCAGCCATCAGCTCCATAGACCCTGACTGGTCAGGAGAGGGGAGATGTCAACACATCAACATCCCCCTGTGTAAAGACATTGGCTACAACATGACCCGCATGCCAAATCTAATGGGACATGATGATCAAAAAGAGGCAGCAATAGAGCTGCAGGAGTTTGCAACACTGATACAGTTTGGATGCCACATTCACCTCAAATTTTTCCTTTGCTCTCTGTATGCTCCCATGTGCACAGAGCAGGTGTCAAACCCCATTCCAGCATGCAGAGTTATGTGTGAGCAGGTCAGGCAGAAGTGCTCACCTATCCTGGAACAGTTTAATTTCCCCTGGCCGGACTCTCTGGACTGCTCACGTCTCCCAACTAAAAACGACCCAAACAACCTGTGCATGGAGGCACCCAACAATGGATCAGATGAGCCTCCCAAAGTCTCCCACACCCAACCTCCCGATTTCAGGCCACAGCGCCCTCTGAGTGGACAGGACCTGCACCTTAAGGACATTGGTATCAAGCAGACGTGCAGCAACCCTGGCAAGTTCCACTTTGTGGAGAAGAGTGAGTCATGTGCCCCTAAATGCTACTCTAAAGTGGATGTATACTGGAGCCAGGGTGACAAGCAGTTCTCTCTGGTGTGGATAGCCATCTGGTCCATCCTGTGCTTTGtctccagtgccttcactgTTCTCACTTTCCTCATTGACCCACTGCGGTTCAAATACCCAGAGAGGCCAATCATCTTCCTCTCCATGTCTTACTGTGTTTACTCTGTAGGCTACCTCATTCGACTTTTTGTGGGAGCTGACAGAATAGCCTGTGACAGAGACAATGGGGTCCAGTATATTATCCAGGAGGGTCTGGAGAGCACTGGCTGCACTATTGTGTTCCTCATCCTGTATTATTTTGGtatggccagctccctctggtgGGTTATCTTGACCCTAACATGGTTCCTCGCGGCAGGGAAGAAGTGGGGTCACGAGGCTATCGAGGCCAACAGCAGCTACTTTCACCTGGCAGCCTGGGCCATCCCGGCAGTCAAGACCATCATGATCCTGGTGATGAGGAAGGTTGCTGGGGATGAACTAACAGGTGTCTGCTATGTTGGCAGCATGGATGTCAAAGCTCTGACAGGCTTTGTTCTCATTCCCCTCTCCTGTTATCTTATTATCGGCACTTCTTTTCTGTTGTCCGGCTTTGTGGCCCTCTTCCACATTCGGAAGATTATGAAAACAGAGGGAGAGAACACAGATAAGCTTGAGAAGTTGATGGTTCGTATCGGGGTCTTCTCTGTGCTATACACTGTCCCAGCTACCTGCGTCATCGCCTGCTATTTCTATGAGAGGCTCAACATGGACTACTGGCGCATCCTGGCTGGGGAGCAGAAGTGCGTGGACAGCAGCGGGCCAGAGTCAGACGAGTGTGTTATGAAGACTTCGATCCCTGCTGTTGAAATCTTCATGGTGAAGATCTTCATGCTGTTGGTGGTGGGCATCACAAGCGGTATGTGGATCTGGACCTCAAAGACACTGCAGTCATGGCAGAATGTGTTCAGCAGGAAGCTAAAGAAGAGGACAAGGAGGAAGGCTGCTAGTGtattcaccagcagcaggcCTTACATCAAGCCTCACCCATCTCTCAAAGGGCAAAATGCTAAGTATGAGCCAACACGGCCCCCTCCAACATGTGTATGA